In the Limanda limanda chromosome 10, fLimLim1.1, whole genome shotgun sequence genome, one interval contains:
- the kdm2ab gene encoding lysine-specific demethylase 2A: MEDPHTRYSKRLRTGTRRRYQDDGISDDEIEGKRMFDLDEKLQCDRFRSDLVKHMDGKDFTFEYIQREGLREPIIFKTAEGLGLQMPDPDFSVSDVKLFVGSQRIIDVMDVNTQKGIEMSMAQWRRYYETPPSEREKLYNVISLEFSHTKLENLVKRPASVDLIDWVDNMWPRHLKERQRDSTNAIIDMHYPKVQKYCLMSVQGCFTDFHIDFGGTSVWYHILRGGKVFWLIPPTPQNLEMYENWVLSGKQGDIFLGDKCHDCQRIQLNQGNTFIIPSGWIHAVYTPEDTLVFGGNFLHSFNIPMQLNIYSIEDRTRVPAKFRYPFYYEMCWYVLERYLYCLTKVSHLTPEFQKYSLGKGLTRADLGANDPPGNGNSNGVDTENAEIPLKQQKEEEEEDRAAQLTTPEHLMTPFELEGLCNLLGKLEELPDHKKCVPAGIQDAAALLEDMRAVLKEHSSDNPKLSYTGEPIVKWPKRPSWYEPSTPPPPVIYRPRLAPNLHKPLGQQPIKRFSMSALRRRRVRCKRCAGCCRKECGNCQFCHDMRKFGGPGRMKKGCLTRQCLTPALPNTARCAICREGELDESDPSTVSLMECSVCAQIAHRQCIKEPGEGKINDDLPSCWECPKCCQGKGSGSESSSDEESGESESSSSLPPSKLAYREGIGVSDAVRRGERTGPQSRPTAPPPSQKLLLQHQQNRKRASALELRLKKKIKLERSKLLVKQSALDRSPRLLSSRLLSRLRSPTSRLSQGRGLHHGSPGRTQSLLQQQSSLSPVPESKGEPRRGTGRGVRLRGGGAGRGSGGGRGHGDLEEESEDSSSSSSSTSSSSSSSSSSDEEEEREQNSGRGGDKENQPQSGRGQAAKEEEEASEVANENGAEVEDEEEMEQNSQTGDKDGSYLKVTLQRPTKTKRDPSAIVPKLEAIAPPAATSTLHNQTRPLARPPIRIHGTCPDQYSSRHTPPHTRSGHTDSRTSHTERLEVSKRQRPKRPAKLSNGASCSSSSELTHLRIPLSALQEGGSETDRESGLSGPGCEREVWVSVFRYLSRADLCICMAVSKNWYKWCLDKRLWARIDLSIKRTVTPQALTGIIKRQPVTLDLSWTNISKKQLNWLVGRLPGLKDLMVAGCSWLSISALCSSGCPLLRSLDLRYADGVKDSQIRDLVSPPGCDNRSQLRTMQCLRLAGLDITDSTLRLVIRHMPHLTKLDLSHCNSLSDHSINLLTAVGSSTRNTLTELNLGGCSKLTDTCLKYLRRLSCISLLDLRGCEGVSRKACEAFISELSVNTLYCLSDEKLIQRIS; this comes from the exons ATGGAGGACCCACATACACGGTACAGCAAACGCCTG CGTACAGGCACGCGGCGCCGCTACCAGGACGATGGAATCTCAGATGATGAAATTGAAGGGAAACGAATGTTTGACCTGGATGAAAAGTTGCAGTGCGACAGGTTTCGCTCAGATTTGGTCAAACACATGGACGGCAAAG ATTTCACATTTGAATACATCCAGAGGGAAGGGCTCAGGGAACCAATCATCTTTAAGACAGCTGAAGGTCTTGGTCTACA AATGCCAGACCCTGATTTCAGCGTGAGTGATGTCAAGCTGTTTGTAG GCAGTCAACGAATCATTGATGTGATGGACGTGAACACCCAGAAGGGAATCGAGATGTCAATGGCTCAGTGGCGACGTTACTATGAGACGCCACcatcagaaagagaaaaactctACAATGTCATCAGCCTGGAGTTCAGCCACACCAAGCTGGAGAATCTAGTCAAACGTCCGGCTTCG GTGGACCTTATTGACTGGGTGGACAACATGTGGCCACGTCATCTCaaggagagacaaagagactcCACAAACGCCATCATAGACATGCACTATCCCAAAGTACAGAA GTATTGTCTCATGAGTGTGCAGGGCTGCTTCACAGATTTCCACATTGACTTTGGAGGCACTTCAGTCTGGTACCACATCCTGCGAGGAGGAAAG GTGTTCTGGCTGATTCCACCCACACCCCAGAACCTGGAGATGTATGAGAACTGGGTTTTATCAGGAAAGCAGGGAGACATCTTCTTGGGGGACAAGTGTCATGACTGTCAGAGGATACAACTCAACCAGGGCAACACCTTCATAATCCCATCAG GGTGGATCCATGCTGTGTACACGCCAGAGGACACTTTGGTGTTTGGGGGAAATTTCCTCCACAGCTTTAACATCCCGATGCAGCTCAACATATACAGCATTGAGGATCGCACACGG GTGCCAGCAAAGTTCCGTTACCCTTTCTACTATGAGATGTGCTGGTATGTCCTGGAGAGATACCTCTACTGTCTGACAAAGGTCTCCCACCTCACACCTGAGTTCCAAAAATACTCCCTTGGCAAAG gaCTGACACGGGCTGACCTTGGAGCCAACGATCCTCCTGGGAATGGCAACTCCAATGGAGTTGATACTGAAAATGCAGAGATcccattaaaacaacaaaaagaagaagaagaagaagacagagcaGCTCAACTTACCACACCAGAGCATTTGATGACCCCATTTGAGCTGGAGGGACTGTGCAACCTCTTGGGGAAACTGGAGGAGTTGCCAGACCACAAAAAGTGCGTCCCTGCAGGCATCCAGGATGCTGCAGCCCTGCTCGAGGACATGAGG GCTGTTCTGAAGGAGCATTCAAGTGATAACCCCAAGCTGTCCTACACTGGAGAGCCAATTGTCAAGTGGCCAAAAAGA CCGTCATGGTACGagccctccactcctcctccccctgtcaTTTACCGTCCTCGCTTGGCCCCTAACCTCCACAAGCCTCTTGGTCAGCAGCCAATCAAACGCTTCTCCATGTCTGCCCTGAGGAGAAGACGGGTGCGGTGCAAGCGCTGTGCCGGCTGCTGCAGAAAAGAGTGCGGAAACTGCCAGTTCTGCCACGACATGAGGAAGTTCGGTGGGCCTGGACGCATGAAGAAGGGCTGCCTCACGAGACAGTGTCTAACG CCTGCTTTGCCAAACACAGCTCGATGTGCCATATGTAGAGAAGGTGAATTAGATGAGTCGGATCCGAGCACTGTCTCACTCATGGAGTGCTCCGTCTGCGCGCAGATTGCTCATCGTCAATGCATTAAG GAACCTGGTGAGGGAAAGATCAATGACGATTTACCCAGTTGCTGGGAATGTCCCAAATGTTGTCAAGGCAAAGGTTCAGGATCAGAG TCTTCCAGCGATGAGGAAAGTGGGGAGTCAGAGAGCTCATCCTCGTTGCCACCATCCAAGCTTGCATACCGTGAAGGCATTGGTGTCAGTGATGCTGTGAGACGAGGGGAGCGTACCGGACCACAATCCCGTCCCACAGCACCACCACCTTCTCAAAAACTCTTACTGCAGCATCAACAGAATCGCAAAAGAGCGAGTGCACTGGAGCTTAGACTTAAGAAGAAG aTAAAACTGGAGCGTAGCAAACTCTTAGTG AAACAGTCAGCACTAGATCGTTCTCCTAGGCTGCTGAGCTCCAGGCTGCTGTCCAGGCTGCGCTCTCCAACCAGCAGACTTTCTCAGGGCAGAGGTCTTCACCACGGCTCCCCAGGAAGGACCCAgtccctcctccagcagcagtctTCCCTCAGTCCGGTACCTGAGTCTAAGGGAGAGCCCCGCAGAGGGACGGGAAGAGGGGTAAGGCTgcggggaggaggagcaggaagaggttCTGGAGGTGGCAGAGGTCATGGAGActtggaggaggagagtgaggacagcagcagcagcagcagctccaccagcagcagcagcagcagcagcagcagcagcgacgaggaagaggagagggagcagaacagtgggaggggaggggacaAAGAGAACCAGCCTCAGTCGGGAAGAGGACAAGCAgccaaagaagaagaggaagcaagCGAGGTGGCCAACGAAAACGGTGCAGAGgttgaagatgaggaggagatggagcaaAACAGTCAAACAGGGGACAAAGATGGCTCGTATCTTAAAGTGACACTCCAAAGGCCAACCAAGACCAAGCGGGACCCATCAGCCATTGTCCCCAAGCTAGAGGCTATCGCCCCTCCAGCTGCTACTTCCACATTACACAATCAGACTAGACCCCTCGCCAGACCCCCAATTAGAATTCACGGCACCTGTCCTGATCAATACTCCAGTagacacacacccccacatACTCGTAGTGGACACACAGACTCTCGCACATCCCACACAGAGAGGCTGGAGGTCTCTAAAAGACAGAGGCCAAAAAGGCCAGCGAAACTGAGCAATGGTGCTTCCTGTTCTTCATCCTCAGAGCTCACCCATCTCCGCATCCCTCTGTCAGCCCTGCAGGAGGGTGGGAGTGAGACGGACCGGGAGAGCGGTCTTAGTGGGCCGGGATGTGAGAGGGAGGTGTGGGTGTCTGTCTTCCGCTACTTAAGTCGAGCAGATCTCTGCATCTGCATGGCTGTCAGCAAGAACTGGTACAAATG GTGTTTAGACAAGCGGCTCTGGGCGCGGATTGACCTGAGCATCAAGCGCACTGTTACTCCTCAGGCCCTAACAGGCATCATCAAGAGACAGCCTGTGACGCTCGATCTGTCCTGGACCAACATCTCTAAAAAGCAGCTCAACTGGCTTGTTGGACGCCTGCCTG GGCTTAAGGATCTGATGGTGGCAGGTTGTTCCTGGTTGTCTATATcagctctctgctcctctggttGCCCTCTCCTCCGGTCTCTGGACCTGCGGTACGCAGACGGGGTCAAAGACTCTCAGATCAGGGATCTCGTCAGCCCTCCAG GCTGCGACAATCGCAGTCAGTTGCGGACCATGCAGTGTTTACGACTAGCAGGCCTGGACATCACTGACTCCACCCTGCGCCTGGTGATTCGCCACATGCCCCATTTAACCAAACTGGACCTCTCCCACTGCAACAGCCTCAGTGACCACTCCATCAACCTGCTCACAGCAGTGGGCTCCTCCACCCGGAACACGCTGACAGAACTCAACCTTGGAG GCTGCAGTAAACTGACCGACACGTGTCTAAAGTATCTCCGCCGCCTCTCATGCATCTCACTGCTTGATCTGCGAGGCTGCGAAGGAGTCTCCCGCAAGGCCTGTGAGGCCTTCATCTCCGAGCTGTCCGTCAACACGCTCTACTGCCTATCGGATGAAAAACTGATCCAGAGGATATCCTAA